A portion of the Pseudorasbora parva isolate DD20220531a chromosome 1, ASM2467924v1, whole genome shotgun sequence genome contains these proteins:
- the LOC137081519 gene encoding fucolectin-like isoform X2, protein MEGRYVTLIIPGDQKILTLCEVEVYGYLAENLAVDGAATQSSTSGDEFAEKAVDRGLQQLYTGCSSTLIETNPWWRLDLRDVYRVSKVVVTNRKQCCAERINGAEIHIGNSLENNGNNNPICAVIPAIPAGESYSYSCDGMEGRYVNLIIPGEMKILTLCEVKVYGEGPCLKKSFVKMQFNSINDLTDPSMRENLLNQLGSALAERGFTDMTLRWSQTPQQVIQKENTDKR, encoded by the exons ATGGAGGGACGTTATGTGACTCTGATCATTCCTGGAGATCAGAAGATTCTTACTCTTTGTGAGGTTGAAGTCTATGGGTATTTAGCAG AAAATCTTGCAGTAGATGGAGCTGCTACACAATCATCAACATCTGGGGATGAGTTTGCTGAAAAGGCTGTTGACCGAGGTCTCCAGCAGTTGTACACAGGATGCTCCTCAACCCTTATTGAGACTAACCCGTGGTGGAGGCTGGATCTGCGTGATGTGTACAGAGTTAGTAAAGTGGTCGTCACTAACAGAAAACAATGCTGTGCAGAACGAATAAATGGAGCCGAGATTCACATCGGGAACTCTTTGGAGAACAACGGCAACAACAATCCCAT aTGTGCTGTTATTCCTGCTATTCCAGCAGGCGAGTCCTACAGCTACTCATGTGATGGGATGGAGGGACGTTATGTGAATCTGATCATTCCTGGAGAAATGAAGATACTCACTCTCTGTGAGGTGAAGGTCTATGGAGAAG GTCCCTGTTTAAAAAAGTCATTTGTAAAAATGCAGTTTAACTCCATCAATGATTTGACTGACCCTTCAATGAGAGAAAATCTTCTGAACCAG TTGGGATCTGCTCTTGCTGAAAGAGGATTTACGGATATGACACTGCGATGGTCCCAAACCCCTCAACAGGTGATCCAGAAGGAGAACACTGATAAAC
- the LOC137081519 gene encoding fucolectin-like isoform X1 codes for MEGRYVTLIIPGDQKILTLCEVEVYGYLAENLAVDGAATQSSTSGDEFAEKAVDRGLQQLYTGCSSTLIETNPWWRLDLRDVYRVSKVVVTNRKQCCAERINGAEIHIGNSLENNGNNNPICAVIPAIPAGESYSYSCDGMEGRYVNLIIPGEMKILTLCEVKVYGEGPCLKKSFVKMQFNSINDLTDPSMRENLLNQLGSALAERGFTDMTLRWSQTPQQVIQKENTDKRFGDKEYNKK; via the exons ATGGAGGGACGTTATGTGACTCTGATCATTCCTGGAGATCAGAAGATTCTTACTCTTTGTGAGGTTGAAGTCTATGGGTATTTAGCAG AAAATCTTGCAGTAGATGGAGCTGCTACACAATCATCAACATCTGGGGATGAGTTTGCTGAAAAGGCTGTTGACCGAGGTCTCCAGCAGTTGTACACAGGATGCTCCTCAACCCTTATTGAGACTAACCCGTGGTGGAGGCTGGATCTGCGTGATGTGTACAGAGTTAGTAAAGTGGTCGTCACTAACAGAAAACAATGCTGTGCAGAACGAATAAATGGAGCCGAGATTCACATCGGGAACTCTTTGGAGAACAACGGCAACAACAATCCCAT aTGTGCTGTTATTCCTGCTATTCCAGCAGGCGAGTCCTACAGCTACTCATGTGATGGGATGGAGGGACGTTATGTGAATCTGATCATTCCTGGAGAAATGAAGATACTCACTCTCTGTGAGGTGAAGGTCTATGGAGAAG GTCCCTGTTTAAAAAAGTCATTTGTAAAAATGCAGTTTAACTCCATCAATGATTTGACTGACCCTTCAATGAGAGAAAATCTTCTGAACCAG TTGGGATCTGCTCTTGCTGAAAGAGGATTTACGGATATGACACTGCGATGGTCCCAAACCCCTCAACAGGTGATCCAGAAGGAGAACACTGATAAAC GTTTCGGTGATaaagaatataataaaaaataa